Genomic DNA from Raphanus sativus cultivar WK10039 unplaced genomic scaffold, ASM80110v3 Scaffold2293, whole genome shotgun sequence:
ACGATCTCATTTCTTCTCCTAGGAAAACTCTTTCTTCCACATACATGAGGCATTGtatgtttcttttgattttctgTATTCCTCTCTTGCATTTTCTGAAATCTCAGAAACATTATTAGTATTTGATAGAcacttaaatataaaaataactaacaAAGAAACTAACCTTCCATTTTTCAGTAAATCTCATGTGAACTAAGTGACCCCACTGATTCTCAGGAACATGCTCAGGTCGGTTCTGCAACGTTTCAATCAGATTATCTCGTTTGTACTCTTTCCAGAGGCGTAATTTAACGTCTTTGCATCTGCTACCTAATGCACCCATCACATATGCTTTTCTCATCATCGGATCGTCAAACCAGAATTTGGACTGAAATAACAAACGTACAAAAATTCATCAAAAATAAATCATCTTAAACATATTACTGCCTAAACTTAATATAGATGAATGTATGATATGTTACCTGAATTATTTCCCAGGCCTTGTTTTTTATGTGAGAGTTAACCAACCTCCAATCACTGTAATTAATTGGCAGCAAATTCACATCATTACTTAATTGACCTAACCATGATCCTAGCAAACCTCCTGATTCTCCAATTGGTTGGCCGCTATCTTCGTCGAAATGCACAATGACTCTGCTGTTTTGCAATTTCCAGATATCTTTAGATGTAACCATTTTGCCTTCTATGTTTCCATTGATATCTTGTTaatcaggaaaaaaaaagaattagtatataataaaccgatatataatatatatctcgATCCTAACCATTCTAAGAAGAAAGTAGATCCAGTCCAACCATTATGTAAAGAGCAAATATTGATTCTAAATAAGGCACTCACTCaagattaataaattacatGCGTTTTCGTTTTGTTATAAGTCGTCAAATACAATAGTGTGAACAAATTTGAATCCTCTAATATTATAAGATTTTCAGTGGAATACCTTTATCTTAATCACCTGCTGTGAGAacaaatttctaaataaattaaagAGATGATCTTTATTTATATTACCTATAACTTCTATTTTCCATTTGAAGCTGTTGCATTCTGGAGCAAGTGTAGGAGGCATGTTGTACTCAGCTTCCAGATGTGGTAAATCTTCTGCTTCTTGTGTTTCTGAATCTATGAAATCCATAGTCCTAAAATGATTGAAATTCAGGAAAATAAGAATCATGattcaactataatatattttaaacacagAAAAAGTTAAACATGAATCAGTAAGTTACGCTACCTTGATTAATTGTAGAAGCTTTAGCTTCTGTGTTCTCTAATAGAACTTCGACGGTTTTCTAAGAGAGAAgattgtttaggattttagataACAAATCACGTAgttgctatatatatattaaaaacagttttttttctaaatgataTCAAAATAATTCCCGCTTGGAACTAAAATGTAGCgggatctgttttttttttcaccaataATTATCGACGTCTCtaatcaataaattaattatattgcTCAGcgtatattaatttgttttgttgggTGTAAATTATATTACTCAGAGTATCATTATCCCTAACAACAAGAAAATATCATCTCTATTAGTTAAAACACGAATAATGTGAACTATCCCAAACAAAAGAATATGTATTATTGTATATGTAAAAACCTGTTCATAAACTTCAGTTCAAGCCAAGTCATGTTACTCCATGAAACCATTTCCCTCTCTCAACGTTTTTACATCTCCCTTGCAGAACCAAATTAAGAGACGTGTCTTCcttgttttgtatttttcatttttttaatcaCAATTAACCTAAGATACATGTTAGGAGACCGTGTGTTGTTCTCAGCGTATATTAACTcacaacttctttttttttctaacgcTTGAATTTCATTTTAAGAAAAGGAGACAAAGACCAGATACAAAAACCAGAGTAGTCTAAAGACAGAGTATACGTAAGCTAACAAAAAGTCAAGTAAAGAAAGAGTATACGTAAGCTCATCACAGAgcaaagaaaagagaaaagttttaccataaag
This window encodes:
- the LOC108825850 gene encoding LOW QUALITY PROTEIN: uncharacterized protein LOC108825850 (The sequence of the model RefSeq protein was modified relative to this genomic sequence to represent the inferred CDS: substituted 1 base at 1 genomic stop codon): MDFIDSETQEAEDLPHLEAEYNMPPTLAPECNSFKWKIEVIDINGNIEGKMVTSKDIWKLQNSRVIVHFDEDSGQPIGESGGLLGSWLGQLSNDVNLLPINYSDWRLVNSHIKNKAWEIIQSKFWFDDPMMRKAYVMGALGSRCKDVKLRLWKEYKRDNLIETLQNRPEHVPENQWGHLVHMRFTEKWKKMQERNTENQKKHTMPHVCGRKSFPRRRNEIKIKTGKTPSRAEFFIVTRTKPNGNFVCEEAQNRAEALTTLLRQNPQATNNVPASLDDEYAQVFGPERPGRVRCLGRGPTPSKLVRRSTVTTQDIENSGMVVELKSQVKELSDQVKGMTTFIQQIIGTSTGEQIIIXFARAWAASFAVAFANIPNPTFANIPTPRNPNQEME